A region from the Oceanidesulfovibrio marinus genome encodes:
- the treS gene encoding maltose alpha-D-glucosyltransferase — protein MPAPRKYFDDDPQWYKDAIIYELHIKAFHDGNQDGLGDFMGLHEKLDYLKELGVTALWLLPFYPSPLRDDGYDIADYMDINPDYGTLKDFKAFLKAAHDRGLRVITELVLNHTSDRHVWFQKARTAKPGAVARDFYVWSDTSQRYTEARIIFQDFETSNWTWDAKANAYYWHRFYSHQPDLNFDNPRVKKALFKVIDFWFNMGVDGMRLDAVPYLYEREGTNCENLPETHTFLKELRAYVDARYTDRMFLAEANQWPEDAVAYFGEGDECHMAYHFPVMPRIFMALWMEDRFPILDIIEQTPDIPEACQWAMFLRNHDELTLEMVSDEERDYMYRVYARDSRARINLGIRRRLAPLMNNNRRKIELINFILFSFPGTPIVYYGDEIGMGDNYHLGDRDGVRTPMQWSPDRNAGFSRVNPQKLYLPTIIDPEYHYEVVNVENQEYNLSSLLWWMRRVIAMRKRFKAFGRGSIEFVKSDNPKVLAFLRIHEGEHILVVVNLSRFSQITSMDLSAYAGRTPVDVFSGTRFPDVKNDAYVLPLGQYDYYWFDLSETSEQEEAAPLPQVVLKRGARDYMGPAMRKRLEEAVITKHLRRVGWPGASWRGLSRAKVLDFFPVPGLHHVHFLLVELGYKSGTPDMCFVPLATAYGDDARSFREQEPQSVVAELKIGADEGVLINGYYRRDVREALFALFRRKRKLKGQYGDVAVHVGRQFAERIKEFPVGIGSDVYRGDMNNTGLLFNDAFFLKLYRPIEDGVNPEVELLRYFTESGTFDEAAPYLGAVEYRQSPKKRTSLGVLQGFVPDAMDGTALFKDAARRYFERLTVSDGVPAERPSDQQELDAAWPGDLPWELRSVVGEYILEMARILGQRTAECHLAIAANPAFAPEPFTTLYQRSVYQSFRNLVRKTALSLRKAQPEMDDEEAGLASSFLTLEKDILARMQDITKARVDAEKTRIHGDYHLGQVLFTGKDFVLTDFEGETHRSVGDRRLKRSPLRDVAGMLLSFRYAAHQAYRENGGIFAPGEGPGIEDVNVFSEAVGAAFLQSYLDAAGGAGFVPKKEASRKAMLACFAFERILIDVERALSENRGRVALALGAMEALMAGRGIYTGAKS, from the coding sequence ATGCCGGCACCGCGCAAGTACTTTGACGACGATCCCCAGTGGTACAAGGACGCGATCATTTACGAGTTGCACATCAAGGCGTTCCATGACGGCAACCAGGACGGACTGGGCGACTTCATGGGCCTGCACGAGAAGCTCGACTACCTCAAGGAGCTGGGCGTCACCGCGCTGTGGCTGCTGCCGTTCTATCCCTCCCCGTTGCGGGACGACGGCTACGACATCGCCGACTACATGGATATCAACCCAGACTACGGGACTCTCAAGGACTTCAAGGCGTTCCTCAAGGCGGCGCACGACCGCGGCCTGCGCGTCATCACCGAGCTGGTGCTGAACCACACCTCGGACCGCCATGTCTGGTTCCAGAAGGCGCGCACGGCCAAGCCCGGCGCCGTGGCGCGGGACTTCTACGTCTGGAGCGACACCTCCCAGCGCTACACCGAGGCGCGGATCATCTTCCAGGACTTCGAGACATCCAACTGGACCTGGGACGCCAAGGCCAACGCCTATTACTGGCACCGCTTCTACTCCCACCAGCCGGACCTCAACTTCGACAATCCGCGGGTCAAGAAAGCGCTCTTCAAGGTCATCGACTTCTGGTTCAACATGGGCGTGGACGGCATGCGCCTGGACGCGGTGCCCTACCTGTATGAGCGCGAGGGCACCAACTGCGAGAACCTGCCCGAGACCCACACGTTCCTCAAGGAGCTGCGCGCCTATGTGGACGCCCGCTACACGGACCGCATGTTCCTGGCCGAGGCCAACCAGTGGCCCGAGGACGCCGTGGCCTACTTCGGCGAGGGCGACGAGTGCCACATGGCCTACCACTTTCCGGTTATGCCGCGCATCTTCATGGCCTTGTGGATGGAGGACCGCTTCCCCATCCTGGACATCATCGAGCAGACTCCGGACATCCCGGAAGCCTGCCAGTGGGCCATGTTCCTGCGCAACCACGACGAGCTGACCCTGGAGATGGTCTCGGACGAGGAGCGCGACTACATGTACCGGGTCTACGCCCGCGACAGCAGGGCGCGCATCAACCTGGGCATCCGCCGGCGCTTGGCTCCGCTGATGAACAACAACCGGCGCAAGATCGAGCTCATCAACTTCATCCTCTTCTCCTTCCCGGGCACGCCCATCGTCTACTACGGTGACGAGATCGGCATGGGCGACAACTACCACCTGGGCGACCGCGACGGCGTGCGCACCCCCATGCAGTGGAGCCCGGACCGCAATGCCGGCTTCTCCCGCGTGAACCCGCAGAAGCTCTACCTGCCCACCATCATCGACCCGGAGTACCACTATGAAGTGGTGAACGTGGAGAACCAGGAGTACAACCTCTCCTCCCTGCTGTGGTGGATGCGCCGCGTCATCGCCATGCGCAAGCGATTCAAGGCGTTTGGCCGCGGCTCCATCGAGTTCGTCAAGTCCGACAACCCCAAGGTCCTGGCCTTTCTGCGCATCCACGAGGGCGAGCACATCCTGGTGGTGGTCAACCTTTCGCGCTTCTCCCAGATCACCTCCATGGATCTGAGCGCCTACGCCGGCCGCACGCCTGTGGACGTGTTCAGCGGAACGCGCTTTCCGGACGTGAAGAACGATGCATACGTGCTGCCGCTGGGCCAGTACGACTACTACTGGTTCGACCTTTCGGAGACGTCCGAGCAGGAGGAGGCGGCGCCGCTGCCGCAGGTAGTGCTCAAGCGCGGCGCGCGGGATTACATGGGACCGGCCATGCGCAAGCGGCTGGAGGAAGCGGTCATCACCAAGCACCTGCGCCGTGTGGGCTGGCCGGGCGCGAGCTGGCGCGGGCTTTCCAGGGCCAAGGTGCTGGACTTCTTCCCGGTGCCGGGGCTCCACCACGTGCACTTCCTGCTGGTGGAGCTGGGCTACAAGAGCGGCACGCCGGACATGTGCTTTGTGCCCCTGGCCACAGCGTATGGCGACGACGCCAGGTCCTTCCGTGAGCAGGAGCCCCAATCCGTGGTGGCCGAGCTCAAGATCGGCGCGGACGAGGGCGTGCTCATCAACGGCTACTACCGCCGCGACGTGCGCGAGGCGCTCTTCGCCCTGTTCCGGCGCAAGCGCAAGCTCAAGGGCCAGTACGGCGACGTGGCCGTGCACGTGGGCAGGCAGTTTGCCGAGCGCATCAAGGAGTTCCCGGTGGGCATCGGCTCCGACGTGTACCGCGGCGACATGAACAACACCGGCCTGCTCTTCAACGACGCCTTCTTCCTCAAGCTCTACCGGCCCATCGAGGACGGTGTGAACCCCGAGGTGGAGCTCCTGCGCTACTTCACGGAGTCCGGCACGTTCGATGAAGCGGCTCCGTACCTGGGCGCGGTGGAGTACCGCCAGTCACCCAAAAAGCGCACCAGCCTGGGCGTGCTGCAGGGGTTCGTCCCAGACGCCATGGATGGTACGGCGCTGTTCAAGGACGCGGCGCGCCGCTACTTCGAGCGCCTCACGGTGAGCGACGGCGTTCCGGCGGAGCGGCCCTCCGACCAGCAGGAGCTGGACGCGGCCTGGCCGGGCGACCTGCCGTGGGAGCTGCGTTCCGTGGTGGGCGAGTATATTCTGGAGATGGCGCGCATCCTGGGCCAACGCACGGCCGAGTGCCACCTGGCCATCGCGGCCAACCCGGCCTTTGCGCCCGAGCCATTCACCACGCTGTACCAGCGCTCCGTGTACCAGTCCTTCCGAAACCTGGTGCGCAAGACGGCGCTCTCCCTGCGCAAGGCCCAGCCGGAGATGGACGACGAGGAGGCCGGCCTGGCCTCCTCCTTCCTGACTCTGGAAAAGGACATCCTCGCGCGCATGCAGGACATCACCAAGGCGCGCGTGGACGCGGAAAAGACGCGCATCCATGGCGACTACCACCTGGGGCAGGTTCTGTTCACCGGCAAGGACTTCGTGCTCACGGATTTTGAGGGCGAGACGCACCGCTCGGTGGGCGACCGCCGGCTGAAACGTTCCCCCCTGCGCGACGTGGCCGGCATGCTGCTCTCCTTCCGCTACGCCGCGCATCAGGCCTATCGCGAGAACGGCGGCATCTTTGCGCCGGGCGAAGGGCCGGGCATCGAGGACGTCAACGTGTTCAGCGAGGCCGTGGGCGCGGCCTTCCTGCAGTCATACCTGGATGCGGCCGGCGGCGCAGGCTTCGTGCCCAAGAAGGAGGCGTCGCGCAAGGCCATGCTCGCATGCTTCGCCTTCGAACGCATCCTCATCGACGTGGAGCGCGCCCTGAGCGAAAACCGCGGCCGGGTGGCCCTGGCACTGGGCGCCATGGAAGCGCTCATGGCCGGCCGTGGCATCTACACCGGGGCCAAGAGCTGA
- a CDS encoding amidoligase family protein, with amino-acid sequence MTFVLPTVTEKSDGSPRHVGLEFEFAGMDINEAAAAVCEVFGGTPCEDGTFVCRVENTAYGNFSVELDSSLLRSKGYISLLRDIGIDLDASQEKRIERFLLDVAEELVPYEVVAPPIPMTELDSMDDLREALHRRKAKGTRASILYAFGLQFNIEPPDLSVATLTNFLKAFLLCYPWLREAADIDVSRVLSPFIDKFPSGYTRLVTDPEYMPADIKFLIDSYLDSNSTRNRPLDCLPLFAHLDRDRVMSRAREKHLIKPRPAFHYRLPNCLIDDPNWRIADEWALWTEVDELSRRPDTLAAMAEDFQNTPGFPFDLFTSSWKEKVPVWLGRA; translated from the coding sequence ATGACGTTCGTACTGCCAACAGTCACCGAAAAGAGCGACGGCTCCCCCCGCCACGTGGGGCTGGAGTTCGAGTTCGCCGGGATGGACATCAACGAGGCCGCGGCGGCCGTGTGCGAGGTCTTCGGCGGCACGCCCTGCGAGGACGGGACCTTTGTCTGCCGCGTGGAGAACACGGCCTACGGCAACTTCTCGGTGGAGCTGGACTCCTCCCTGCTGCGCAGCAAGGGCTACATCTCCCTGCTGCGCGATATCGGCATCGACCTCGACGCATCGCAGGAGAAGCGCATCGAGCGCTTCCTGCTGGACGTGGCCGAAGAGCTCGTCCCCTACGAGGTCGTGGCTCCGCCCATACCCATGACCGAGTTGGACTCCATGGACGATCTGCGCGAGGCGCTGCACCGCCGCAAGGCAAAGGGCACCCGCGCCTCCATCCTCTACGCCTTTGGCCTGCAGTTCAACATCGAGCCGCCGGACCTCAGCGTCGCCACGCTGACAAACTTCCTCAAGGCCTTCCTGCTCTGCTACCCCTGGCTGCGCGAAGCTGCGGACATCGACGTGTCGCGCGTGCTCAGCCCGTTCATCGACAAGTTTCCGTCCGGATACACCCGGCTGGTGACCGACCCGGAGTACATGCCGGCAGACATAAAGTTCCTCATCGACAGTTATCTGGACAGCAACTCCACACGCAACCGGCCGCTTGACTGCCTGCCGCTCTTCGCCCATCTGGACCGCGACCGTGTGATGTCCCGAGCCAGGGAGAAGCACCTCATCAAGCCGCGGCCGGCCTTCCACTACCGCCTGCCCAACTGCCTGATCGACGATCCAAACTGGCGCATCGCCGACGAGTGGGCGCTCTGGACCGAGGTGGACGAGCTCTCCCGCAGGCCGGACACCCTGGCCGCCATGGCCGAGGACTTCCAGAACACTCCGGGCTTTCCCTTCGATCTCTTCACCTCGTCATGGAAAGAAAAGGTGCCGGTATGGCTCGGCCGCGCATAG
- a CDS encoding gamma-glutamyl-gamma-aminobutyrate hydrolase family protein produces the protein MARPRIGVSGPDKGGAGMWFFTALAIFLAGGRPVRLHPANPKQQVQLDGLIISGGADVAESLYEERGEHPLDDLDAAEPETVHYLIGLVWYPLVASLRWLLSSRKRTASGDTARDKLEYALLEQALDDDIPVLGICRGMQLLNVFLGGTLFKSITEFYMEEPQVRTILPQVLVRLEPGLRLQKVFQREKLRVNALHDQAVDDLGEGLCISAQELNGVVQAIEHIGREFVIGVQWHPEFLQQKKEQRRLFRAMVQAANACRIHREEEAREM, from the coding sequence ATGGCTCGGCCGCGCATAGGCGTCAGCGGGCCGGACAAGGGCGGCGCCGGCATGTGGTTCTTCACCGCCCTGGCCATCTTCCTGGCCGGGGGCCGGCCCGTGCGCCTGCATCCGGCAAACCCCAAGCAGCAGGTGCAGCTCGATGGCCTGATCATCAGCGGCGGGGCCGACGTGGCCGAATCGCTGTACGAAGAACGCGGCGAGCACCCCCTGGACGACCTGGACGCGGCCGAGCCCGAAACCGTGCACTACCTCATCGGCCTGGTCTGGTATCCACTGGTGGCCTCGCTGCGCTGGCTGCTCTCCTCGCGCAAGCGCACGGCCTCCGGCGATACGGCGCGGGACAAGCTGGAGTATGCCCTGCTGGAGCAGGCCCTGGACGATGACATTCCGGTGCTCGGCATCTGCCGCGGCATGCAGCTGCTCAACGTCTTTCTGGGCGGCACCCTGTTCAAGAGCATCACCGAGTTCTACATGGAGGAGCCGCAGGTGCGCACCATCCTGCCACAGGTGCTGGTGCGGCTGGAACCCGGATTGCGGCTCCAGAAGGTGTTTCAGCGCGAGAAGCTCCGCGTGAACGCCCTGCACGACCAGGCCGTGGACGATCTGGGCGAGGGGCTCTGCATCTCTGCGCAGGAGCTCAACGGCGTGGTCCAGGCCATCGAACACATAGGGCGCGAGTTCGTGATCGGCGTGCAGTGGCATCCAGAGTTTTTGCAGCAGAAAAAGGAGCAACGGCGGCTGTTCCGCGCCATGGTCCAGGCGGCGAACGCCTGCCGCATTCACCGCGAGGAAGAGGCTCGGGAGATGTAG
- a CDS encoding PP2C family protein-serine/threonine phosphatase, which produces MSYRTKLFALLLVTALVPGLVAIGLDYTTTLQLNKSILERSRENTLQGAERGLRLVLDGFLETIDLSSSLLESSLTAHVDSMRLRLRAMQEPEVAARQVLLHQRRAATQHIIWEGIHLPGKDVFLIRQRPKADADGAILRLEVGKVAPWIDTARQCSRPCWIGDAEDPITRRRVVVLAMAVRSDESTLSGLRDPDVPVVAMAYDFSPPRSLFSDGTLPTGSQAFLVSPEYAAKESNATDGASAGLPVNAFAAAVGSAPPLLSSSDAIPFENMLQDLKSGRRGVVLMANQGVPSFWAYGMVPGRPLALVLVSPLAPYLRTVERTQQTIDRTFQEQIRFMGYVLAAMAMLLVLLSSMFSRMVTQPLGELAQAMQRISAGDYTVRVKARKRRRQDEIDSMRRTFNDMAENIEEHERTKEALNVARLIQRRLLPQTAPPLGGWDIAGESLYSKETGGDIYDFILIPPRGDGRQRITLSVGDATGHGIQAALLMTTARAMFRALLSLGKPLSETISELNWLLTRDTYGTGRFLSLFAVEIAERSPVVHWVRCGHEPALLYLADRDAVTHLRGQGAILGVDSSIHFQHEQQTIQAGSILVLATDGVWEATDPEGVMYGHTRLEEMIRTHAKKSAAGIVAAIIEDLRIFRGKDSPEDDSTILVAKYLS; this is translated from the coding sequence ATGTCCTATCGCACAAAACTCTTCGCCCTGCTCCTTGTTACGGCACTGGTGCCCGGTCTTGTGGCCATCGGCCTGGACTACACCACGACGCTGCAGCTCAATAAGTCGATTCTGGAACGGTCGCGCGAAAATACGTTGCAGGGCGCGGAGCGCGGTCTGCGCCTCGTGCTCGACGGATTTCTGGAGACCATCGATTTGTCCTCGTCCCTCCTGGAATCGTCTCTGACGGCGCACGTGGACTCCATGCGCCTCCGGCTGCGCGCCATGCAGGAACCGGAAGTGGCGGCCAGGCAGGTTCTCCTGCACCAGAGGCGGGCCGCGACGCAGCACATCATCTGGGAAGGAATCCACTTGCCGGGCAAGGACGTCTTTCTGATCCGGCAGCGGCCCAAGGCGGATGCGGACGGCGCCATCCTCCGGCTGGAGGTCGGCAAGGTCGCCCCATGGATCGACACGGCCCGGCAATGCAGCAGGCCGTGCTGGATTGGCGACGCCGAGGACCCGATCACCCGGCGGCGCGTGGTCGTGCTCGCCATGGCCGTGCGCTCCGATGAGTCGACCCTGTCCGGGCTGCGGGACCCGGATGTGCCGGTTGTGGCCATGGCCTACGACTTCTCCCCGCCGCGCAGCCTGTTCAGCGACGGTACCCTGCCCACCGGCAGTCAGGCGTTCCTGGTTTCGCCGGAGTACGCCGCCAAGGAAAGCAACGCCACGGACGGCGCGTCGGCGGGTCTGCCAGTGAACGCCTTTGCCGCGGCCGTGGGCAGCGCCCCACCCCTGCTTTCCTCCTCGGACGCCATTCCCTTCGAGAACATGCTGCAGGACCTGAAAAGCGGCCGCCGCGGCGTGGTGCTCATGGCCAACCAGGGCGTGCCGAGCTTCTGGGCCTACGGCATGGTACCCGGCCGTCCGCTGGCCCTGGTGCTCGTCTCGCCGCTGGCTCCCTACCTGCGCACGGTTGAGCGGACGCAACAGACCATCGACCGGACATTCCAGGAGCAGATACGCTTCATGGGCTACGTGCTGGCGGCCATGGCCATGCTGCTGGTGCTCCTCTCCTCCATGTTCTCGCGCATGGTCACGCAGCCGCTGGGCGAGCTGGCCCAGGCCATGCAACGCATCTCCGCCGGCGACTACACCGTGCGCGTCAAGGCGCGCAAACGCCGCAGGCAGGACGAGATCGACTCCATGCGCCGCACCTTCAACGACATGGCCGAGAACATCGAGGAGCACGAGAGGACCAAGGAGGCACTCAATGTGGCGCGGCTCATCCAGCGGCGGCTCCTGCCGCAGACCGCGCCGCCCCTGGGCGGCTGGGACATCGCCGGCGAGAGCCTCTACAGCAAGGAGACCGGCGGCGACATCTACGACTTCATCCTGATCCCGCCGCGCGGCGACGGCCGCCAGCGCATCACCCTGTCCGTGGGCGACGCCACGGGCCACGGCATCCAGGCCGCGCTCCTGATGACCACGGCGCGGGCGATGTTCCGCGCGCTGCTCTCCCTGGGCAAGCCACTTTCCGAGACGATTTCGGAGCTCAACTGGCTGCTCACGCGCGACACCTACGGCACAGGCCGCTTCCTCTCGCTCTTTGCCGTGGAGATCGCCGAGCGCAGCCCGGTGGTGCACTGGGTGCGCTGCGGCCACGAGCCGGCGCTGCTCTACCTGGCGGACCGCGACGCCGTGACCCACCTGCGCGGCCAGGGCGCCATCCTGGGGGTGGACTCCTCCATTCACTTCCAGCACGAGCAGCAGACCATTCAGGCGGGCTCCATTCTGGTGCTGGCCACGGACGGCGTCTGGGAGGCGACCGATCCCGAAGGCGTCATGTATGGCCACACCCGGCTGGAGGAGATGATCCGCACCCACGCCAAAAAGTCCGCCGCCGGAATCGTGGCCGCGATCATCGAGGATCTGCGGATATTCCGCGGCAAGGACAGCCCGGAGGACGATTCCACCATCCTCGTGGCCAAGTATCTTTCCTGA
- the malQ gene encoding 4-alpha-glucanotransferase, whose amino-acid sequence MKTRACGILLHPTSLPSRYGVGDMGPEAYRFAELLAEAGMLYWQMLPLGPTSPALGNSPYAGFTAFAGNPLLISPAALVSDGFLRQDDLGDPWPVHRNALDYAAVERDRGRILTIAFERARSGLDADPEFKAYCRKSAYWLDDWALFTSLKDSYGGKPWSQWAEGHRFRDPKALDEWREKAAREILAEKFTQYLFHKQWAELRDYCRSNEVHLFGDMPIYVAHDSADVWAHPNLFKLDADRNPLYVAGVPPDYFSATGQRWGNPVYNWRAHRESGFSWWLSRIGHVLDRFDMARVDHFRGFVGYWEIPAEEETAIKGRWVDSPGVELFTAMARRFPSLPIVAEDLGVITSEVRELRQLFSLPGMRIIQFAFGKEWPKHVPHLHTSDSVVYTGTHDNNTFRGWYRTEAGDKERCTFHEYLGHAPAEERVHLEGIRLAMSSVADTVIVPMQDVLGLDESCRMNRPSTLSGNWEWRLLPDEAATDSFAEMARMARFFDRAG is encoded by the coding sequence ATGAAGACGCGAGCCTGTGGAATACTGCTGCACCCCACTTCCCTGCCGTCCAGGTACGGCGTGGGGGATATGGGACCGGAAGCGTACCGTTTTGCCGAGCTGCTGGCCGAGGCTGGCATGCTGTACTGGCAGATGCTGCCCCTGGGGCCCACATCCCCGGCCCTTGGCAACTCCCCGTACGCCGGGTTCACCGCATTTGCCGGCAACCCTCTGCTCATCAGCCCGGCGGCCCTGGTCTCCGACGGCTTCCTGCGCCAGGACGACCTGGGCGATCCATGGCCGGTGCACCGCAACGCCCTGGACTACGCCGCCGTGGAGCGCGACCGCGGCCGGATACTGACCATCGCCTTTGAGCGCGCCCGCTCCGGCCTCGACGCCGACCCGGAGTTTAAGGCCTACTGCAGAAAGTCCGCGTACTGGCTGGATGACTGGGCCCTGTTCACCAGCCTCAAGGACAGCTATGGCGGCAAGCCCTGGAGCCAGTGGGCCGAAGGCCACCGCTTCCGCGATCCCAAGGCCCTGGACGAGTGGCGCGAAAAGGCCGCGCGGGAGATTCTGGCCGAGAAGTTCACCCAGTATCTTTTCCACAAGCAGTGGGCCGAGCTCAGGGACTACTGCCGCTCCAACGAGGTGCACCTGTTCGGCGATATGCCCATCTACGTGGCGCATGACTCGGCCGATGTCTGGGCGCATCCCAATCTTTTCAAGCTCGATGCGGACCGCAATCCGCTGTACGTGGCCGGGGTTCCGCCGGACTACTTCAGCGCCACGGGCCAGCGCTGGGGCAACCCGGTGTACAACTGGCGCGCGCACCGGGAGAGCGGCTTCTCGTGGTGGCTGTCGCGCATCGGCCATGTGCTGGACCGCTTCGACATGGCGCGGGTGGACCACTTCCGCGGCTTTGTGGGCTACTGGGAGATTCCGGCCGAGGAGGAGACCGCCATCAAGGGCCGCTGGGTGGACTCACCCGGCGTGGAGCTCTTCACGGCCATGGCCCGGCGCTTCCCCTCGCTGCCCATCGTGGCCGAGGACCTGGGCGTGATCACCTCCGAGGTGCGGGAGCTGCGCCAGCTTTTCAGCCTGCCGGGCATGCGCATCATCCAGTTCGCATTCGGCAAGGAATGGCCTAAGCACGTGCCCCATTTGCACACGTCGGACAGCGTCGTGTATACTGGCACGCACGACAACAACACCTTCCGGGGCTGGTACCGCACCGAGGCCGGGGACAAGGAGCGCTGCACCTTCCACGAGTACCTGGGCCACGCGCCGGCCGAGGAGCGCGTTCACCTGGAGGGCATTCGGCTGGCCATGTCCAGCGTGGCGGACACGGTGATCGTGCCCATGCAGGACGTGCTCGGCCTGGACGAGAGCTGCCGCATGAACCGGCCCTCCACTCTTTCCGGCAACTGGGAGTGGCGGCTGCTGCCGGACGAGGCGGCCACGGACAGCTTTGCAGAGATGGCGCGCATGGCGCGCTTCTTCGACAGGGCCGGCTAG